A single genomic interval of Penaeus monodon isolate SGIC_2016 chromosome 30, NSTDA_Pmon_1, whole genome shotgun sequence harbors:
- the LOC119592465 gene encoding 40S ribosomal protein S7-like has protein sequence MPQFCNGKITKQSADQPDEFETSIGQTLLDLEMNSELKAQLRELTITGATQIDVGDKKCIAIFVPVPLLKAFQRVQQRLVRELEKKFSGKHVVVIAQRRVVAKPSRKMKNPPKQKRPRSRTLTAVHEAILEDLVYPAEIVGKRIRIRLDGTRLIKVHLDKAQQTNIEHKVETFAAVYKKLTGKVVTFEFREAYL, from the exons ATGCCACAGTTTTGCAACGGCAAAATCACCAAGCAGTCGGCTGATCAGCCCGATGAGTTTGAAACCTCCATCGGGCAGACTCTGCTCGACCTGGAGATGAACTCTGAGCTGAAGGCTCAACTCCGTGAACTTACCATTACCGGCGCCACACAAATTGATGTTGGTGACAAAAAG TGCATTGCTATCTTTGTGCCAGTTCCCCTGTTGAAGGCATTCCAGCGAGTTCAGCAGCGTCTTGTACGTGAGCTGGAAAAGAAATTCAGTGGAAagcatgttgttgttattgcccaACGCCGTGTTGTGGCCAAGCCCTCACGCAAGATGAAGAACCCTCCCAAGCAGAAGAGGCCCAGGAG CCGTACTCTTACTGCTGTCCATGAAGCTATTTTGGAGGATCTTGTCTACCCCGCTGAGATCGTAGGCAAGAGGATTCGCATCCGTCTGGATGGAACCCGTCTCATCAAGGTTCATCTCGATAAGGCCCAGCAAACTAACATTGAACATAAG GTTGAAACATTTGCTGCTGTCTACAAGAAACTGACTGGCAAGGTGGTGACCTTCGAGTTCCGTGAAGCCTATTTGTAA
- the LOC119592467 gene encoding 28S ribosomal protein S15, mitochondrial-like (The sequence of the model RefSeq protein was modified relative to this genomic sequence to represent the inferred CDS: added 50 bases not found in genome assembly) translates to MYLLSHSGRRRPEPESKRPPSSKQSPVEGVSLHNTIYGRLGCYYNHKSFRMAFPLRLAGRYISGVARCGLLPGLNGVKTTPFAPVCKPNGVNIPAIDQRRHYAMRLELTEYGIVWRRPKYVPSWQPEKSGDLEGAKEPDLSTPNLKVLPAKDVLDQVDEVTRRLLSIEFSNHKESVKVQRQELCKKIQRHQHDTGSMEVAIAMMTLTIRNLQKEVFKCKKNILQRCYLQELIDRRKKMLKHLRRMDYKRFEWLIGELNIIYRPPPRYYRWVTRKASLKKLVRMRKREIVHKRLNEYKETLESQKEPFLKEKAETLKWIAETEKSLGLPVSVTVPEAASSSA, encoded by the exons GCGACCGCCGTCAAGTAAACAAAGTCCCGTGGAAGGGGTTTCATTACACAACACAATTTACGGTCGATTAGGATGTTATTATAACCACAAATCCTTCAGAATGGCGTTTCCCTTGAGGCTGGCTGGCAGGTACATATCAGGAGTGGCGAGGTGTGGACTCCTTCCCGGTTTAAATGGAGTAAAGACGACTCCGTTTGCTCCGGTCTGCAAGCCCAATGGAGTGAATATTCCTG CTATTGACCAGCGCCGTCATTATGCCATGCGTCTGGAACTCACTGAATATGGCATTGTGTGGAGGAGACCAAAGTACGTTCCCTCGTGGCAGCCTGAGAAATCAGGAGACCTGGAGGGTGCCAAGGAGCCAGACTTATCCACGCCAAATCTGAAGGTGCTGCCTGCGAAGGATGTGCTTGACCA AGTTGATGAAGTGACAAGAAGACTCCTGTCCATTGAATTCAGCAACCATAAAGAGAGTGTGAAAGTCCAGCGGCAGGAACTCTGCAAGAAAATCCAGCGACACCAACATGACACTGGCTCTATGGAAGTGGCAA TTGCAATGATGACTTTAACAATTCGGAACCTTCAAAAGGAAGTGTTCAAATGCAAGAAGAATATCTTGCAGAGGTGTTACCTGCAGGAATTAATCGACCGTCGCAAAAAAATGCTGAAGCACTTGCGCAGAATGGACTACAAGCGCTTTGAGTGGCTGATTGGAGAACTAAATATCATTTATCGGCCACCCCCAAG GTACTACCGGTGGGTCACAAGAAAGGCATCACTGAAGAAGCTGGTCCGTATGCGCAAGAGAGAGATCGTTCACAAGAGACTTAATGAATATAAGGAGACATTGGAGTCCCAGAAGGAGCCATTCCTCAAGGAGAAGGCAGAGACCTTGAAATGGATTGCAGAGACTGAGAAAAGCCTCGGACTCCCTGTTAGCGTGACCGTTCCCGAGGCGGCTTCATCTTCTGCATAA